CGATCCCGCAGAATGGGACGCAAGAGGTGCGCTCGACCGAAACGACCGGGCGCGGACGTCGACGCGGTCCCCTGGTCCGCTCCGCCCGCCCCGGTACCGCCGGTCGTCCGGACAGGACAAGGACAGCTCCGGCTGGCGCACTCGTGAGACGGCGTAGAAGAGAGAATCGATTCTTGTGAGTGCTGCGATGCGAAGCCGTACCCCTGACCGCCTGTGCGCCGAGGCGGTCGACCTTGCCCGGGAGGCGGCGGAGGAAGTCGCACTGCCCGGCATGGTCGGCGAGCACATCGATGCGGTGGCCGACGGAGACCGCGTCGTCACCCACCTCTTCGCCTGCAACGAGCCCGGCTACCGCGGCTGGCGCTGGGCCGTGACGGTCGCCCGCGCCTCCCGCGCCAAGCTCGTCACGCTCGACGAGGCGGCCCTGCTGCCCGGCCCCGACGCGCTCCTCGCACCGGAGTGGGTGCCGTGGAGCGAGCGGCTGCGCCCCGGCGACATGGGCCCCGGCGACCTGCTGCCCACCGAGGCCGACGACCTGCGCCTGGAGCCCGGCTACACCGGCGAGGACGCCCCGCCGCCGAATTCCGTCGTCGCCGAGGGCATGGCCGCCGACATCGCCGACTCCGAGGAAGCGGACGTCGTCCCCGGCTCGCCCGCGATCCAGCCGGCCCCCGACCGCGGCAGCATCGCCGCGCTCGCCGACGAACTGGGCATGCGCCGTGCCCGGGTGCTCTCCCGCTACGGCCTGCACACCGCCGCCGACCGCTGGGAAGAGGCCTTCGGCGCCAAGACCCCCATGGCCCAGGCGGCCCCCGCCACCTGCGTGTCCTGCGGCTTCCTCACCCTGCTCCCCGGCTCCCTGGGCCAGGCCTTCGGCGTCTGCGCCAATGAGTTCTCCCCGGCGGACGGCCGGGTCGTCTCCCTCGCGTACGGGTGCGGAGCGCACTCCGAGGCCGCCGTGATGCCGAAACCGCCGCGGCCGGCCGCGCCGGTTGTTGACGAGACGGTCGTCGAGCCGTTGTCGCTGCGTCCCGAGCGGGACGGGGGCTCGGTCGAGGAGAGCGGGCCGGCCGAGGAGCTAGGTCACAGCTAGGCGCTGGGGGCCCCGCCCCACGTTGTTTTCTGCGGCGCCGTGTCGCCTCTCGTCTTTCGCCTCCGGCGGGGTGGGGTGGGGTTTGGGCGGGGCCGCGCTTGCTCTGTGGTGGGTGCCGGTGGCGGGCCTCCGGGGCCTGTGTGGTGGACTGCTTCGCTTTACGTCCACCACACAGGCCCCTCCGGCCCACCACCTCCCGCCCGGTGTGGCGGCCCCCGCCCGGTGGGGGTGAAGGTTTTAAAAGCCAGAAGCTTGGCCGCGTCGTGGCGTAGCTGATGCTTGGGGCTTTTGGTCTTTTCGTTCACCCCCACCGGGGTGGGGCCCCACAACCGGCGGGAGGGGGCGGGGCCGGAGGGGTGGGTGTTCGGACGTAAAGCGAAGCAGTCCGAACACCCACCCCGGAGGCCCCGGACCCGGCACCCACCACAAACCCGGGCCCCACCCCAAACACCCCCTCCCGCCGAAGGCGGACACCTCCCGCCGAAGGCGGGAAGCAGGCACGGCGGGGCACCCG
This portion of the Streptomyces sp. 2114.4 genome encodes:
- a CDS encoding DUF3027 domain-containing protein codes for the protein MRSRTPDRLCAEAVDLAREAAEEVALPGMVGEHIDAVADGDRVVTHLFACNEPGYRGWRWAVTVARASRAKLVTLDEAALLPGPDALLAPEWVPWSERLRPGDMGPGDLLPTEADDLRLEPGYTGEDAPPPNSVVAEGMAADIADSEEADVVPGSPAIQPAPDRGSIAALADELGMRRARVLSRYGLHTAADRWEEAFGAKTPMAQAAPATCVSCGFLTLLPGSLGQAFGVCANEFSPADGRVVSLAYGCGAHSEAAVMPKPPRPAAPVVDETVVEPLSLRPERDGGSVEESGPAEELGHS